The Anaerolineales bacterium region CGACGATATATAATATTAATGTAATCCATCTTGCTATGTTGTATTGCCCTAGATTTCGAATGTAGTGCTTTGCTACATGTTGTAAATTCGCTTCAAATGGATCCTTTGGATAAGTTTCAAGTTGCAATTTCTTGATATTGAGCTGGTGCTCATAAAAATCTGCAAGACTCTCAAATTTCTTGATGATAGGAGGACAAAAGATCTCGTAGAATAAGTATGCGAGTCCGTTTGCTGTTATGAAAACAAGCAATGAATTTATCAATTGAGGATTTTTTAGGTACTTTACTAAATCTGTTCCAATCAGGTCCGGGAGTGCCAGCGCCAAACCAATCATAATGCTGACACTGAGATTGCGAACATTACCAATGAATCTTAGGCGTCCCCAGTGTACACGCGGAATTGTCTTCCTTAACCGGTCTAATTCTTTATCAAAGTCTTCTTGCTTTGGTGTTTTCATCCCGTATGCTAGTACTCTACCGGATAAGATTGAGCAGTTTTATGCGGTTTTTCGAATAAGTCTGCGGGTAAATTTATTTCCAAATGCACTTGTTGAAAGTATACATCCAACGAGTGGTTCGATGGATAGATTTTTCTCACCGTCCCCACCATTGATGGTTGGAGAATCATCGTCCTCCCTTCCATTTTTACTGCATGTCTTTGCATCAGGTGAATGGGAGAACCGACTTCATGTAATATGCATGTCATACCAGCCTCCTAACTAAACAGGATATTCAATGGAATTAGTCAAAGAATATTGTGCATGAATTATACAACTTTCTAATTCGATTGGTGTCTTTCATCTTTCAAATCTAATTGACATCCTCCCCTCTTTCCGCTACACTTCGATTTGTCAGACAAATATCGTCTAGTCGTATTGGTCTTGATATGCTTCGTTACTCGACCACCGCCCGACTAACCGACTAGCAAACTAACCGACTAAATGACTACTTTACTCGTCAAAAACGCCCACCTCCTCACTATGGACGACCACCAAACCGAACTCTCGGATGGTGGTCTTTTCATACGCGATAGCTTCATCGAACGCGTAGGGCAAACTTCCAGTTTGCCTCAAACCGCCGACGAAATCCTCGACCTCGCGGGTCACGTTCTCCTGCCCGGGCTCGTCAACACGCATCACCACTTCTACCAAACCCTCACCCGCGCCGTCCCTGCCGCGCAGGACGCCAACCTCTTCAACTGGCTCAAAACCCTCTACCCGATCTGGGCGCGCCTCACCCCCGAAGACATTTTTATTTCGACTTCCACCGCCTTAGCCGAACTCGCCCTTTCGGGATGCACGACAGCGTCGGACCATCTCTACCTCTTTCCGAACGGTTCAAAACTCGACGATGAAATTGCCGCGGCAGCGGAGGTGGGACTCCGCCTCCACGCCTCGCGCGGCTCGATGTCGCTAGGCGAATCGAAAGGCGGACTTCCCCCCGATTCTGTTGTGGATGATGAAGAGTCCATCCTCAATGATTCACAGCGTCTCATCCAAAAATATCACGACCCGAAACTTGGCTCGATGGTGCAGATCGTCCTCGCGCCATGTTCTCCGTTCAGCGTGACAGGCGAACTGATGAAACAATCCGCCAAACTTGCGCGTGAATATGGCGTGCATCTTCACACGCACCTCGCCGAGACCGAAGACGAAGAACAATTCTGTTTGCAGAAATTCGGTCATCGTCCCGTTGGGTACATGCAAGAAGTGGACTGGGTTGGCAACGATGTCTGGTTCGCGCACGCGGTGTGGGTCAACGATGAAGAGATCAAAGTCTTTGCAAAACACAACTGCGGCGTGGCGCACTGTCCCACCTCCAACATGCGACTCGCTTCGGGCATCGCGCCGATCAAAGAATATCGTAAGGCTGGCGTCAACGTTGGTCTCGGCGTGGACGGCTCCGCCTCCAACGACGGCTCGCATTTATTAGCCGAAGTCCGCAATGCCATGTTGCTCTCGCGTGTGAAAGAGGCGATAACTGGATTCTCTGCATCTCCGACTCTCCCCCCATCTTCGGAGAAGATGGGGGGAGCTGGAGGGGGGTTGATGACTGCCCGCGAAGCCCTCTACCTCGGCACGCGCGGCGGCGCGGCAGTCCTCGGACGCAACGACATCGGCGCGCTCGAAGTTGGCAAATGCGCCGACTTCTTCGCCGTCAACTTGAACAAACTCGGTTTTGCTGGGATGCACGATCCTGTGTCTGCCATCGTCTTCGGTCAATCCGTCAATGCCGATTACACTGTCGTTGGCGGGAAGTTCATCGTCAAAGATGGTCAACTCGTCACAGTGGATGAAAGTAAGTTAATTGAAAGCCATAACAAAGCCGCGAAAAGGCTGTTGGAAAGTTAGCAAGTTGAAGGTCGAAGGTTCTAACTTTTAAACCTTCAACCTTCAAACACTCAACGGAGAATCTATGCCCTCCTCAACCAAACTAACCCGCGCACTTGTTGATGTTGCCATGGGGCGCGTCCCTGCCGACCTCGTGATTCGAAACGGTCAGTGGGTATCTGTCCAATCGGGGGAAATCATTCCTAAGGCGGATATCGCCATAAGCGGCGGACGAGTCGCCTACGTCGGAGAAGATGCGAGTCACACCGTCGGAAAAAAGACGAAGGTGATCGAGGCGAATGGGCGGTATCTCGTCCCCGGTTTGCTCGATGGTCACATGCACGTTGAGTCGGGGATGGTGACGGTCACGGAATTTGTGCGGGCGGTGGCGGTGCGCGGCACAACGGGCATGTTCGTTGACCCGCATGAGATCGCCAACGTGTTCGGTTTGCGCGGCGTCAAGTTGATGGTGGACGAGGCGCAGAAACAACCGATCCATGTGTGGGTGCAGATGCCGTCGTGCGTTCCGTCTGCGCCTGGGTTGGAAACGCCCGGCGCATCCATCGGACCCAAAGAAGTGGCGACCGCGATGAAATGGAAGGGCATCATCGGCTTGGGTGAGATGATGAATTTCCCCGGCGTGTTCATGGGCGATAAAAAGATGCTCGATGAAATGTCGCTCACGCATGCGGCGGGCAAAACCATCGGCGGACATTACGCCTCGCCCGATCTGGGAATCCCGTTTCATGGATACGTCGCGGGCGGCGCGGAAGATGACCACGAGGGTACGCGTTTGGAAGACGCGGTGGCGCGCGTGCGGCAGGGGATGAAGGCGATGCTCCGCTACGGTTCGTCCTGGTTGGACGTTGCCTCGCAAGTGGGAGCCATCACCAAACTGGGGCTGGATCCGCGTCACTTCATCCTCGTCACCGATGATTCACACGCGGGCACGTTGACGGGCGAAGGTCACATGGACCGCGTCCTGCGTCACGCCATCGAGCAAGGACTCCCGCCGATGACTGCGATCCAGATGATGACGATCAACACCGCCGAGCATTTCGGCGTGAGCAAAGACATGGGCATGATCGCTCCAGGTCGTTGGGCGGATGTGGTGTTGGTGGAAGATCTGAAAAACTTCAAAGCGGATGTGGTGATTGCAAAGGGGCAAGTGATCGCAGAAGATGAAAATTGGAAAGTGAGTTTGCCGCGAGTTTCATATCCCGCGTGGGTGAAGAACTCGGTGAAGTTGAAGCGGAAGTTGAGGGCGGAAGATTTTCGCCTGGCATCCCCCTCTCCCTTGAAGGGAGAGGGACGGGGTGAGGGTAAAGTCAAAGCCAATGTCATCGGCATCATCGAAAACCACGCAGGCACGCGACATTTGACTTTTGACCTGCAACCCGTCAACGGCGAGATCAAAGCCGACGTTACCCGCGACCTCGCCAAGATCGCCCTCGTCGAGCGGCACAAAGGCACGGGCGGAATCACGGTGGGACTCGTCAGCGGGTTTGGTTTTACAACAAAATGCGCCATTGCCTCCACGGTCGCGCACGATTCGCACCACATGATCGTCGTCGGCACGGATGACGCGTCCATGGCGTTGGCAGGCAACACGTTGGCGCGAAGCGGAGGCGGGCAGGTCGTCGTCCTCGGCGATGAGGTTGTCGGCTTGGTCGAGTTGAAGATTGCAGGGTTGATGTCCACCGAAAAAGCGGACGTGGTGGCGCGTAAAGCCGAATCCATTTTGGAGGGGTTCAAAATGTGCGGGTGCGAGTTGAATAACCCGAACATGCAGTTGAGTCTGCTAGCGCTTGTCGTCATCCCCGAATTGCGAATCTCGGATAAAGGTTTGGTGGATGTGACGAAGTTCGATTTTATTCCTGTGTTGGAGTCTTAATGTCTAATTTTCCCTTTCAACGCTTGCAAGCCGATCTTGCTAAGATGATCGCAAAAACTCCAGCGGGTCAGCGATTAATTTCGGAGCCTGAGCTCGCCAAACAACTCGGCGTTTCGCGCGCCACATTGCGCGAAGCGATGCGGACGTTCGAGACACAAGGCGTGATTCGGCGGCGTCAAGGCTCTGGCACGTACGTGGTCGGCAAAGTTCCCGTCATGGACGCTGGTCTTGAGCAACTCGAAAGCATCGAGACGATGGCGCGCCGCATGAATTTGGAGATCACCGTCAGCGATTTGCAAGTGGAGCAATTCGATGCGGATGCGGACTCGGCAAAAGGTCTCGGCGTGGAAATAGGCGCAAGCCTCACGCGCATCCGCCGCGTGATTCGTGCCGACCGTCGTCCCGCCGCGTATTTGGTGGATGTGTTGCCCGAGTCGATTCTCAAGCCAAGCGACTTGCCCGCCAAATTCAGCGGTTCCGTCCTCGACTTTCTGCTTGCGCGCGGCGACAAACTCGGCAACTCACGCGCCGTCATCAGCGCTACCAATGCCCACGCCGACGTGGCAAAGCCGCTCGAAATCCAACGCGACGATGTGTTGCTGGTGTTCACTTCACAACTCTTCGATATCAAAAACGTGACGGTTGTGGATTATTCGGTGAGTTACTTCATCCCAGGCTATTTCCATTTCCACGTCAATCGTCGGGTGGGAAGTACAAACTAAACACGAAGTTCACAAAGGTTTTTAATAGGTTCCCTTGGTGTCCTTTGTGTCCTTCGTGGTAAAAAAATTTAGGAGCAACTATGACAGACAAACTAAACGAAATACAATCCCGCGTCAACGCCTCCCGCGAAGAGATGATTCAATTCATGCTCGAGATTTGCGAAATCCCCAGCATGGATTCGAAGATCGGACCCGTCGGCGAGCGCGTGCAGGCGGAGATGAGGAAACTCGGCTTCGATGAAGTCCGCTTTGACAAGATGGGCAACACGATCGGACGCATCGGGAATGGAAAGCGCGTCATCGTGTACGACTCACACATTGACACGGTTGGGGTGGGCGACCCAGCCGAATGGAAGTGGGATCCGTTCAAAGGCAAGATCGAAGACGGCATCCTGTACGCGCGCGGCGCGTGCGACGAAAAAGGTTCCACGCCTGGCATGATCTACGGGCTGGCGATGGCGCGCGACCTCGGTCTGCTCGATGGCTGGACGGCGTATTACTTCGGCAACATGGAAGAATGGTGCGACGGCATTGCGCCAAACACCTTCGTCGAGGTTGATCCGAAAATCAAACCCGATTTTGTCGTCATCGGTGAACCGACTCGCATGCTCACGTATCGCGGTCACAAAGGTCGCCTCGAGATGAAGGTCACGTCGAAGGGACGCAGCGCGCACGCGGCGTCGAATCATCTTGGCGATAACGCCATCTACAAATTGCTTCCGATCATTGCGGGCATCCGCGATCTCGAACCGCAACTCGGCGACCACGAATTTTTGGGTCACGGCAAAATCACTGTCAGCGACATGCACGTCAAAACCCCGTCCATCAATGCGGTGCCAGATGAAGCCGTGATTTACATTGATCGCCGCATGACGTTCGGCGAAACGAAAGAGCAGGTGCGGGCGCAGGTCGAGGCGTTGATTCCCAACGAGTTCAAAGACAGCGTCAAACTCGAAGAACTTTTTTACGACGACCCCTCGTACACGGGATTTGTTTTCCCCGTTGACAAATATTTCCCCGCGTGGGCATTGGAGGACGACCACCCGCTCGTTCAGGCGGGACAGCTGGCGCGCCAACAAATCGGCTTGCCACCCGCCCCCAGCGGCAAGTGGAACTTCTCCACGAACGGAATCTACTGGGCGGGCAAAGCAGGCATCCCGTCGATCGGATTCGGTCCAGGCGACGAGGTCACCGCGCACACGGTGAACGATTCCGTCTCGCTCGAAGACATGGTCAAAGCGACGGAGTTTTACGCGATATTGCCAAGTTTGATAAAGTAGGCACGTAGAACAAGGAAACAGGTACACACGTGTCTACTTGTTTACGTGTTTACCTGTTTACATACCAATGAAAACCATCGAAATCCGCCGTCACTCGATTCGCTCAAACCCTGGAGTTCACCTCAACCAGCAAGGCGTGACTCTCGCGCGGCTGGTGGGGCAGAACCTCGGTCCGTTTGACCGCGTGATCACATCCACGCTTCCGCGCGCATTTGAAACTGCCATCGCAATGGGCTTTGCTGTGGATGAACAAGTCGAATTGATGAGTACGTATGGTGAGGCAGTTGAACGCGAAGCGCCGTATCCTCTCTCGTGCGCGGGCTACGCGGAAGTTGTCCGTAAAGGCGGCGCGGCAGCGAAGTATGCGAATCAATTGAAAGATTTGTACACAAAACTTGCGAACTATCTTGCCGATGACCGCGCCGCCCTCGTCGTCAATCACGGCGGCGTGTTGGAGTTGGGCGCGGTGGCGTGTTTGCCCGACGCCGATCATTACCAATGGGGTTCGCATTTTGAGTATTGCGAGGGGATTAGATTAATTTGGGAGGAGGGGAAATTCGTTGATAGTGAAATTTTGAGAGTGGCGAAGTAACATGGGTACTCTGTTGGTTGAGTAGCCCGAGGCGACAGCCGAGGGCGTATCGAAACCAACAATTAACATGAAAAAAATTTATGTGGTTTCGATATGGCGGACGAGCGCCGCCTACTCAACCACCACATCAAACAATAAAAAGGAGACTAACTTATGCAAACCAACTTCAGAGGCCGCGATTTCATCGGCGACCTCGACTTCACCAAAGAGGAAGTCGAAACCGTATTGGACGTGGCGTGGGATTTGAAACGCAAGCGCGCCCTGGGCGAGCCGCACGCGTTACTGCGCGACAAAGTCCTCGCCATGCTGTTCTTCTTCACATCCACGCGCACGCGCGGATCGTTCGAAGCGGGCATGGCGCAATTGGGCGGTCATGCCGCGTTCATTGACAGCGAGACCACCCAGATCTCGCACGGCGACACGGCGAAAGAGATCGGCGAAATTTTCGGTCGCTACTTCGACGGCATCGCCATCCGTCAATGCGACTGGCAGTTCGGCAACCAATACATCAACGATGTTGCCAAAGCCAGCCGCGTGCCCATCCTCAACATGCAATGCGACGTGTACCACCCCTTCCAATGCCTAGCGGACATTATGACAGTCATCGAGAAAAAAGGACGCGACCTCCGCAAGAAGAAAGTCGTTGTCTCGTGGGCATACGCGGCTTCGTACAGCAAACCGATCTCGGTTCCCCAATCGTTGATCCTGCAAATGACCCGCTTTGGTTGTGACGTGGTGCTGGCTCACCCGCCCGAGTTCAAACTCATGCCCGACATCATGCAGCAAGCAAAGGATAACGCCAAGAAATACGGCGTCGGATTTGATGTCACTGATAATATGGACGAAGCCTTCAAAGATGCGGACGTGGTCTATCCTAAGTCCTGGGGTCCGCTTCTCACGACGACGGGCAAAGAAGAAGGCAAGGCGCTGATCGACAAATACAAATCGTGGATCACCGACGAACGCCGCATGGGACTCACAAAAGAAGATTCGATCTACATGCACTGCCTCCCCGCCGATCGCGGACTCGAAGTCACCGATGGCGTGATTGACGGCAAACATTCGGTCGTCTACGACGAAGCCGAAAACCGTTTGCATGCTCAGAAAGCCGTAATGGCGTTGACGATGGGTTAATCAATCTGTCATTGCGAGGAGCCCGATGGGCGACGAAGCAATCTCCCTCCAAGTGTTGGAGATTGCTTCAGGCGAACGAGCATCGCCCTCGCAATGACGGGTGGAGTTGAATATGGCAAATAAATTAGCAGTCGTCGCCATTGGCGGCAATGCCCTCATCAAAGACGACAAACGCGTCACCGTTGAGGATCAGGAAGTCGCTCTACGCGAAACAGCCGTCCACCTCGCGGATATGATCGAAGCGGGCTGGGACCTCGCCATCGGTCACGGAAACGGACCGCAAGTCGGGTTCATCCTGCGCCGTTCCGAGATCGCCGCGAAAGCCGAGGGGATGCACGAAGTCCCGCTCGACGTGTGCGGCGCGGATTCGCAGGGCGCGATCGGATACGAATTGCAACAAGCGCTTCGCAACGAATTTTTCAAACGCGGCGTCAACAAAAAAGCTTGCACGGTCGTCACGCAAGTGTTGGTTGACAAAGAAGACGCCGCGTTCAAAAAGCCGACCAAACCCATCGGCTCGTTCATGGACGAAGCCGAGGCGAAGCGACGCGAAAAGGAGATGGGCTGGTCGGTGGTGGAAGACGCAGGCAGAGGCTGGAGACGAGTCGTCGCGTCCCCGTTGCCGAAAGAGATCGTCGAATTGGACGCGGTCAAGACGCTTCTTTCCGCAGGGCAGGTTGTCATCACTGTGGGAGGCGGGGGCATCCCCGTGATCGACCGCGGCGACGGCGAACTCGTCGGCACAGCCGCAGTCATTGACAAAGATTTCGCATCGTCGCTGTTGGCGAGTTCCATCGGCGCGGAAATTTTCATCATCGCCACTGCCGTCGAAAAAGTGGCGATCAACTTCGGCAAACCCGAACAACAATGGCTCGATAAAATGACTCTCGCCGAAGCGAAAGCATATCTTGCCGAGGGCAAACATTTTGCCAAAGGTTCGATGGCGCCGAAGATTCAAGCCGCGATCATGTACCTCGAAAACGGCGGCGAGAAAGCAATCATCACCAACCCTGAAAATATTGGTCGCGCGCTCAAAGACGAAACGGGAACATGGATAGTTAGATAGTTTGCTGGTTGGATAGTTGAGTAGTTGGATGGTTGGGTAGTTGTTCAATCCCTTGACGAACGACTACCCGTTTATTTTTTATCGTAGATTACAATTGATGCTTGATGTTATGCAGTTTTTGTTAAAACATGTCACCCTGAGTGGCGCCACGAAGGGTCTCTACGATTATCGTAGGGGTTCTTCGCTTCGCTCAGAACGACATTGTTTTGCATGAGTAAATACAATGTCTGTTTCTCCAAGAGTTTTGCTAAGCATAGATTACGAACCCGTCTTCGCCCTGTTCCGTCATTATGATCGAATCGCCGACGTAAAAACGCGTCGCGACATGGACGATGGCTTCACTGCGCGCGCCATAGATTCGATTCTCGATCAACTCGGCGATTCAAAAGCCAGTATCTATCTCGTCGGCGAGATCGCTGAATGGTATCCCGATGTGCCGCAAAAAATCGTCGCGGCAGGACACGAACTCGGCTTGCATTGTCAATTT contains the following coding sequences:
- a CDS encoding GntR family transcriptional regulator — encoded protein: MSNFPFQRLQADLAKMIAKTPAGQRLISEPELAKQLGVSRATLREAMRTFETQGVIRRRQGSGTYVVGKVPVMDAGLEQLESIETMARRMNLEITVSDLQVEQFDADADSAKGLGVEIGASLTRIRRVIRADRRPAAYLVDVLPESILKPSDLPAKFSGSVLDFLLARGDKLGNSRAVISATNAHADVAKPLEIQRDDVLLVFTSQLFDIKNVTVVDYSVSYFIPGYFHFHVNRRVGSTN
- the ade gene encoding adenine deaminase translates to MPSSTKLTRALVDVAMGRVPADLVIRNGQWVSVQSGEIIPKADIAISGGRVAYVGEDASHTVGKKTKVIEANGRYLVPGLLDGHMHVESGMVTVTEFVRAVAVRGTTGMFVDPHEIANVFGLRGVKLMVDEAQKQPIHVWVQMPSCVPSAPGLETPGASIGPKEVATAMKWKGIIGLGEMMNFPGVFMGDKKMLDEMSLTHAAGKTIGGHYASPDLGIPFHGYVAGGAEDDHEGTRLEDAVARVRQGMKAMLRYGSSWLDVASQVGAITKLGLDPRHFILVTDDSHAGTLTGEGHMDRVLRHAIEQGLPPMTAIQMMTINTAEHFGVSKDMGMIAPGRWADVVLVEDLKNFKADVVIAKGQVIAEDENWKVSLPRVSYPAWVKNSVKLKRKLRAEDFRLASPSPLKGEGRGEGKVKANVIGIIENHAGTRHLTFDLQPVNGEIKADVTRDLAKIALVERHKGTGGITVGLVSGFGFTTKCAIASTVAHDSHHMIVVGTDDASMALAGNTLARSGGGQVVVLGDEVVGLVELKIAGLMSTEKADVVARKAESILEGFKMCGCELNNPNMQLSLLALVVIPELRISDKGLVDVTKFDFIPVLES
- a CDS encoding YgeY family selenium metabolism-linked hydrolase, with the translated sequence MTDKLNEIQSRVNASREEMIQFMLEICEIPSMDSKIGPVGERVQAEMRKLGFDEVRFDKMGNTIGRIGNGKRVIVYDSHIDTVGVGDPAEWKWDPFKGKIEDGILYARGACDEKGSTPGMIYGLAMARDLGLLDGWTAYYFGNMEEWCDGIAPNTFVEVDPKIKPDFVVIGEPTRMLTYRGHKGRLEMKVTSKGRSAHAASNHLGDNAIYKLLPIIAGIRDLEPQLGDHEFLGHGKITVSDMHVKTPSINAVPDEAVIYIDRRMTFGETKEQVRAQVEALIPNEFKDSVKLEELFYDDPSYTGFVFPVDKYFPAWALEDDHPLVQAGQLARQQIGLPPAPSGKWNFSTNGIYWAGKAGIPSIGFGPGDEVTAHTVNDSVSLEDMVKATEFYAILPSLIK
- a CDS encoding 8-oxoguanine deaminase; the encoded protein is MTTLLVKNAHLLTMDDHQTELSDGGLFIRDSFIERVGQTSSLPQTADEILDLAGHVLLPGLVNTHHHFYQTLTRAVPAAQDANLFNWLKTLYPIWARLTPEDIFISTSTALAELALSGCTTASDHLYLFPNGSKLDDEIAAAAEVGLRLHASRGSMSLGESKGGLPPDSVVDDEESILNDSQRLIQKYHDPKLGSMVQIVLAPCSPFSVTGELMKQSAKLAREYGVHLHTHLAETEDEEQFCLQKFGHRPVGYMQEVDWVGNDVWFAHAVWVNDEEIKVFAKHNCGVAHCPTSNMRLASGIAPIKEYRKAGVNVGLGVDGSASNDGSHLLAEVRNAMLLSRVKEAITGFSASPTLPPSSEKMGGAGGGLMTAREALYLGTRGGAAVLGRNDIGALEVGKCADFFAVNLNKLGFAGMHDPVSAIVFGQSVNADYTVVGGKFIVKDGQLVTVDESKLIESHNKAAKRLLES
- the arcC gene encoding carbamate kinase, producing the protein MANKLAVVAIGGNALIKDDKRVTVEDQEVALRETAVHLADMIEAGWDLAIGHGNGPQVGFILRRSEIAAKAEGMHEVPLDVCGADSQGAIGYELQQALRNEFFKRGVNKKACTVVTQVLVDKEDAAFKKPTKPIGSFMDEAEAKRREKEMGWSVVEDAGRGWRRVVASPLPKEIVELDAVKTLLSAGQVVITVGGGGIPVIDRGDGELVGTAAVIDKDFASSLLASSIGAEIFIIATAVEKVAINFGKPEQQWLDKMTLAEAKAYLAEGKHFAKGSMAPKIQAAIMYLENGGEKAIITNPENIGRALKDETGTWIVR
- a CDS encoding ornithine carbamoyltransferase → MQTNFRGRDFIGDLDFTKEEVETVLDVAWDLKRKRALGEPHALLRDKVLAMLFFFTSTRTRGSFEAGMAQLGGHAAFIDSETTQISHGDTAKEIGEIFGRYFDGIAIRQCDWQFGNQYINDVAKASRVPILNMQCDVYHPFQCLADIMTVIEKKGRDLRKKKVVVSWAYAASYSKPISVPQSLILQMTRFGCDVVLAHPPEFKLMPDIMQQAKDNAKKYGVGFDVTDNMDEAFKDADVVYPKSWGPLLTTTGKEEGKALIDKYKSWITDERRMGLTKEDSIYMHCLPADRGLEVTDGVIDGKHSVVYDEAENRLHAQKAVMALTMG
- a CDS encoding histidine phosphatase family protein, with product MKTIEIRRHSIRSNPGVHLNQQGVTLARLVGQNLGPFDRVITSTLPRAFETAIAMGFAVDEQVELMSTYGEAVEREAPYPLSCAGYAEVVRKGGAAAKYANQLKDLYTKLANYLADDRAALVVNHGGVLELGAVACLPDADHYQWGSHFEYCEGIRLIWEEGKFVDSEILRVAK